A single window of Acinetobacter wuhouensis DNA harbors:
- a CDS encoding MotA/TolQ/ExbB proton channel family protein, with amino-acid sequence MYNTRSIQRFIFAGILATSTLLPIVSVFAEEASTMAVAVETTNTVSTDVPVPPPQPVTVQPAANPYGFEALWNEGDLITKSTIFILLLMSIGTWYIIITKFIQQAKIKRQGKEAEAKFWDAASIDTAAETLDEASAYRFIAEKGINSTKKHGGNLLERIDFNTWVTISIQRAIDKIQSHLSGGLAFLATVGSTAPFVGLFGTVWGIYHALTAIGISGQASIDKVAGPVGEALIMTAIGLAVAVPAVLGYNWLTRRNKAVLDNVRTFGSDLHTVLLSGEIKNDSKSDSK; translated from the coding sequence ATGTATAACACACGATCAATTCAACGTTTTATCTTCGCAGGAATCTTAGCAACGAGCACTTTACTTCCTATTGTTTCAGTATTTGCAGAAGAAGCGTCCACAATGGCTGTAGCTGTAGAAACAACAAATACAGTATCAACTGATGTACCTGTACCTCCACCACAACCTGTTACTGTTCAGCCAGCAGCTAATCCATACGGTTTTGAAGCCTTATGGAATGAGGGAGATCTAATTACAAAATCAACAATCTTCATTTTATTACTCATGTCAATTGGGACGTGGTACATCATCATTACCAAGTTTATCCAACAAGCAAAAATTAAGCGTCAAGGTAAAGAAGCTGAAGCGAAATTTTGGGATGCCGCTTCGATTGATACAGCCGCTGAAACTTTAGATGAAGCAAGTGCATATCGTTTTATTGCTGAAAAAGGCATTAACTCGACTAAAAAGCATGGTGGTAACTTACTTGAACGGATTGATTTCAACACTTGGGTGACGATTTCTATCCAACGTGCCATTGATAAAATCCAGAGCCATTTAAGTGGTGGCTTAGCTTTCCTAGCAACTGTTGGCTCAACCGCACCATTTGTTGGATTGTTTGGTACAGTTTGGGGAATTTACCATGCATTAACAGCGATCGGTATTTCAGGTCAAGCATCGATTGATAAAGTTGCAGGTCCTGTTGGTGAAGCCTTGATTATGACTGCAATCGGTCTTGCTGTCGCAGTACCTGCTGTACTGGGTTATAACTGGTTAACACGTCGCAACAAAGCAGTATTAGACAATGTTCGTACTTTTGGTTCCGACTTACACACTGTACTACTCAGTGGCGAAATCAAAAATGATTCGAAAAGCGATAGCAAATAA
- a CDS encoding ExbD/TolR family protein translates to MGMNISSGDDEDDVISAINTTPLVDIMLVLLIIFLITVPVAIHTVPVKLPEEKNTPYVTKPINVQIAVNKAGDIFWNEKYIADKATLISRLQVEAKKTPQPEVHIRGDQVTKFEAIDEVISAAKNAGIGKIAFVTTPVAAP, encoded by the coding sequence ATGGGAATGAATATAAGCTCAGGTGATGATGAAGATGATGTAATCTCAGCCATTAATACCACCCCTTTGGTTGATATTATGTTGGTATTATTAATTATTTTCCTCATTACAGTCCCAGTTGCAATCCATACTGTTCCAGTGAAGTTACCTGAAGAGAAGAATACTCCTTATGTAACTAAACCCATTAATGTTCAAATTGCAGTCAATAAAGCAGGTGATATTTTTTGGAATGAAAAGTACATTGCAGACAAAGCAACACTGATCAGCCGTCTACAAGTTGAAGCTAAGAAAACACCTCAGCCTGAAGTTCATATACGCGGTGACCAAGTTACAAAATTTGAAGCCATCGATGAAGTGATCAGTGCCGCAAAGAATGCAGGGATCGGTAAAATCGCTTTTGTCACTACACCTGTCGCAGCACCATAG
- a CDS encoding ExbD/TolR family protein — MGMNVGSNKDDDDVMLDVNMTPLIDVMLVLLIMFIITIPIPNNSINIDLPNGAPPPPTNEKPPEPVNLKIDAQGKIFWNGQPVADKQALEVLFNGVAQQKDQDTIKVQPDKMTEYKDVAMVMAAAQRSNVKKIGISASQ, encoded by the coding sequence ATGGGTATGAATGTTGGTTCCAATAAAGACGATGATGATGTGATGTTAGACGTCAATATGACACCACTTATTGATGTGATGTTGGTATTGTTGATTATGTTTATTATCACCATACCAATTCCCAATAACTCGATTAACATTGACTTGCCTAATGGCGCGCCACCACCACCAACCAATGAGAAACCACCTGAGCCTGTTAACTTAAAAATTGATGCGCAAGGTAAAATTTTTTGGAATGGTCAGCCCGTTGCAGATAAACAGGCTTTAGAAGTTTTGTTTAATGGTGTAGCACAACAAAAAGATCAAGACACGATCAAAGTGCAACCTGACAAAATGACTGAATATAAAGATGTTGCAATGGTCATGGCGGCTGCTCAACGCTCAAATGTGAAAAAGATTGGTATTTCAGCCAGTCAATAA
- a CDS encoding IS3 family transposase (programmed frameshift), which produces MAKRFSPEFKQQAIDYALSNSHESVAAIAQKLGVGYSTLDKWIRETNPAGSSKRQLSPEQQRIVELEKEVKQLKEANDNLKKSACVLSNRSCQEKYTVIQDLDMNEVTVSSACKYLGVSTSGYYAWRKRQANTAQKYNDLKAVYWQHHARLGAPSLVHDMHDLGYNMSERTIGRMLKKLGLRSRIARKYKHTTDSTHRLPTAPNLLDRQFTVTQPNKVWTTDITYIRTKEGWLYLCVMLDLFSRRIVGWQTSHRIDRQLVCDTFNYAMARQGYPTGVMVHSDQGSQYCSRDFRALLLKNDCTQSMSRRGNCWDNAVTESFFHTLKGHVVHGSVFSTRKEANAVLFDYIEIYYNRVRRHSANGWLSPEAFEQKYFKNLEGSIVHDTV; this is translated from the exons ATGGCTAAACGTTTTAGTCCCGAATTTAAACAGCAAGCGATTGATTATGCACTTTCAAACTCACACGAGTCTGTAGCTGCAATCGCCCAGAAATTAGGTGTGGGTTATTCAACATTAGATAAATGGATTCGTGAAACCAATCCGGCAGGTTCAAGCAAACGTCAACTTTCACCAGAACAACAGCGGATCGTGGAATTAGAGAAAGAAGTCAAACAGCTCAAGGAAGCCAATGACA ATCTTAAAAAAAGCGCATGTGTACTTTCTAACAGATCATGCCAAGAAAAGTACACGGTAATTCAAGATCTAGATATGAATGAAGTCACCGTATCTTCTGCCTGTAAATACCTAGGTGTCAGCACTTCAGGCTATTATGCCTGGCGAAAACGTCAAGCCAATACGGCACAGAAATATAATGACTTAAAAGCCGTATATTGGCAGCATCATGCACGATTGGGTGCACCTTCATTAGTACATGACATGCATGATTTAGGTTACAACATGAGCGAACGTACTATTGGAAGGATGCTAAAAAAGCTTGGTTTACGTAGCAGGATTGCGCGTAAATACAAGCATACGACTGATTCAACCCATCGTTTGCCTACAGCACCCAACTTGTTGGATCGCCAATTTACAGTTACTCAGCCTAATAAAGTCTGGACAACAGACATTACCTATATCCGCACTAAAGAAGGTTGGTTGTATTTATGTGTGATGCTAGATTTATTTAGCCGTCGTATCGTGGGGTGGCAAACCAGCCATCGAATAGACCGCCAGTTGGTGTGTGATACGTTTAACTATGCAATGGCTCGTCAGGGTTATCCAACTGGTGTTATGGTTCATTCGGACCAAGGCTCACAGTACTGTAGTCGTGATTTTAGAGCGCTGTTACTGAAAAATGATTGTACTCAGAGTATGTCTAGACGTGGAAACTGTTGGGATAATGCAGTGACTGAAAGCTTCTTTCATACATTAAAAGGTCATGTGGTACATGGCAGTGTGTTTTCGACTCGAAAAGAGGCGAATGCGGTCTTGTTTGATTATATTGAGATTTATTACAATCGGGTCAGAAGGCATTCTGCAAACGGCTGGTTAAGTCCAGAAGCCTTTGAACAGAAATATTTCAAGAATTTAGAGGGATCGATTGTCCACGATACTGTCTAG
- a CDS encoding zinc ribbon domain-containing protein YjdM, with translation MSLPACPKCNSEYTYQDADLLICPECSHEWKEGEQGQADEQTIIKDAVGNVLVDGDTVTVIKDLKIKGSSSVVKVGTKVKNIRLVADSSDGHDIDCKIDGIGQMKLKSEFVKKA, from the coding sequence ATGTCTTTACCTGCATGCCCAAAATGTAATTCTGAATATACTTATCAAGACGCAGATTTGTTGATTTGCCCTGAATGTAGCCATGAGTGGAAAGAGGGTGAGCAAGGGCAAGCTGATGAGCAAACCATAATTAAAGATGCTGTTGGAAATGTTTTAGTCGATGGTGATACGGTCACTGTGATTAAAGATTTGAAAATCAAAGGTTCATCGTCAGTGGTGAAAGTCGGTACGAAAGTGAAGAATATTCGCTTAGTTGCAGATAGCAGTGATGGTCACGATATTGATTGTAAAATTGATGGTATTGGTCAGATGAAACTAAAATCTGAGTTTGTGAAAAAAGCTTAA
- a CDS encoding DUF488 domain-containing protein has translation MMIQTKRIYEAPSENDGKRIFVDRLWARGIKKEDAKIDLWLKEITPSNELRKWYHEDIENRWDEFQQRYKAELQSVQSQLAELKQLTNDETVTLLTAAKNEGHNHVTVLIDVLATLK, from the coding sequence ATAATGATTCAAACCAAACGTATTTATGAGGCGCCGTCTGAAAATGATGGCAAACGAATTTTTGTTGATCGTTTATGGGCACGTGGTATTAAAAAAGAAGATGCTAAAATTGACCTGTGGCTAAAAGAAATCACGCCATCCAATGAACTGCGTAAATGGTATCACGAAGATATTGAAAATCGTTGGGATGAGTTTCAGCAAAGGTATAAGGCTGAGTTGCAAAGTGTTCAGTCTCAATTGGCTGAGTTAAAGCAATTGACCAATGATGAAACGGTGACCTTGCTTACAGCAGCGAAAAATGAAGGGCATAATCATGTCACGGTATTGATCGATGTATTGGCGACATTGAAATAG
- a CDS encoding SRPBCC family protein, which produces MSNTVKLHRVFSAPPERVYKAFLDPDAIVKWMPPHGFTAKVHQMDAVVGGSYRMSFTNFSTGSTHSFGGTYVELIPHQRIRYFDHFDNPELAGEIEVIIEIKGVLVGTEVNITQSGIPEMIPVEACYLGWQESLQLFGLLVNPSIPDQ; this is translated from the coding sequence ATGAGCAATACTGTGAAATTGCACCGTGTATTTAGTGCCCCACCAGAACGAGTGTATAAAGCCTTTTTAGACCCAGATGCTATTGTAAAATGGATGCCACCACATGGTTTTACCGCAAAAGTCCATCAGATGGATGCTGTCGTTGGGGGCTCTTATAGAATGTCATTTACCAATTTTTCAACAGGTTCAACCCATTCTTTTGGCGGAACGTATGTTGAATTGATTCCTCATCAGCGGATTCGTTATTTTGATCATTTTGATAACCCTGAATTGGCAGGGGAAATTGAAGTGATTATCGAGATCAAAGGTGTGCTTGTTGGCACTGAGGTCAATATTACTCAGTCTGGAATTCCAGAGATGATACCTGTTGAGGCTTGTTATTTAGGATGGCAAGAATCACTACAATTGTTTGGGCTACTGGTGAATCCAAGTATTCCAGATCAGTAA
- a CDS encoding ribonuclease E inhibitor RraB, with protein sequence MTRDLEKFPENDNGNLLWQMHEDGDDLEEIHEIEFSLYFKTQQLAEKCAIYLLHEEQKISLYLDEEVDPNEWVITVYVNMYPEHEDIDDLEQWFTKIAEQHEGEYDGWGCTAYVFDDEDLEE encoded by the coding sequence ATGACTCGTGATTTAGAAAAATTCCCAGAAAATGACAATGGTAATTTGCTTTGGCAAATGCACGAAGATGGTGACGATCTTGAAGAAATTCATGAAATTGAATTTTCTTTGTATTTTAAAACTCAGCAATTGGCTGAAAAGTGTGCCATTTATTTACTTCATGAAGAACAGAAAATTTCTTTATATTTAGATGAGGAAGTTGATCCGAATGAATGGGTGATTACGGTTTATGTCAATATGTATCCTGAGCATGAAGATATTGATGATTTAGAACAATGGTTTACCAAGATTGCAGAGCAACATGAAGGCGAATATGATGGTTGGGGCTGTACTGCCTATGTTTTTGATGATGAAGATTTAGAAGAATAA
- a CDS encoding metallophosphoesterase codes for MFPTLNISSIFYLSFIVLAVWGISQAWLSQSRTETIHPFKSFVHLLAFYLSYLLIPLLFFSIYAGWIGQFSLHESIFIFLLSALLIYARFIEPHTVHVQHIQYKLGQDKAFTKPIKVALLADLHIGLFSGHERQLKTIVKKVNLEQPDFVVVAGDWTYEPENKLAEELSILKDIQAPVYSVNGNHDEQYPGPPIQALLAHALEVNNVMDIEGKIVEFDDFRLIGVGDLWAGKADMRYMPDLPQDKPWLILSHNPDTVDMVPVLSTRPLMLSGHTHGGQVELPWLTSYVMKKVSILGHKRGLYKHANADVFVSVGTGMVGVPFRFRVPPTIDIIELS; via the coding sequence ATGTTTCCAACCCTAAATATAAGCTCAATTTTTTATCTTAGCTTTATCGTGCTTGCAGTTTGGGGAATAAGCCAAGCATGGTTAAGCCAGTCTAGAACTGAAACGATCCATCCTTTTAAGTCATTTGTCCATTTATTAGCATTCTACCTGTCTTATTTATTAATTCCGTTGTTATTTTTTAGCATTTATGCAGGTTGGATCGGTCAATTTTCCTTACACGAAAGTATTTTTATATTTTTGCTTAGTGCTTTATTGATTTATGCACGCTTTATAGAGCCGCATACGGTGCATGTTCAGCATATCCAATATAAATTAGGACAAGACAAAGCCTTTACTAAACCGATTAAAGTGGCGCTACTTGCGGATTTGCACATTGGACTTTTTTCAGGGCATGAGCGTCAACTCAAAACCATTGTCAAAAAAGTGAACTTGGAACAGCCTGATTTTGTTGTTGTTGCTGGAGATTGGACTTACGAGCCTGAAAATAAATTGGCAGAAGAATTGTCGATTTTAAAAGACATTCAAGCTCCTGTTTATTCTGTCAATGGTAATCATGATGAACAATATCCAGGACCTCCGATTCAAGCTTTATTGGCACATGCGCTTGAAGTCAATAATGTCATGGATATTGAGGGTAAAATTGTCGAATTTGATGATTTTAGGTTGATTGGGGTAGGTGATCTGTGGGCGGGTAAAGCAGATATGCGATATATGCCTGATTTACCACAAGATAAACCTTGGTTAATTCTTTCGCATAATCCAGATACTGTGGATATGGTTCCAGTACTTTCAACACGTCCTTTGATGCTGTCAGGGCATACCCATGGTGGACAAGTTGAATTGCCGTGGCTGACCAGTTATGTCATGAAAAAAGTATCAATTTTGGGACATAAACGTGGATTATATAAACATGCCAATGCGGATGTGTTTGTCAGTGTTGGAACGGGAATGGTTGGTGTTCCATTCCGTTTTCGAGTACCGCCCACCATTGATATTATTGAATTGAGTTAG
- a CDS encoding phospholipase D family protein: MQRTINRNTQLQQKHDNQPAKSWLIVISSCLFLSLSACSTLPKQETIKPEYAFDTDTQDTDLAKIITPLKSQNPELTGYHVLYDPLEAIAARINLIEKAEKTLDLQYYIWDNDKIGSLALYKIIEAADRGVKVRLLIDDNNAGKMEGVYLALDQHANIEVKLFNPYRFRSLRPVDMVLDLKRINRRMHNKTFTADNQISLIGGRNMSNQYYNVSDNYQFSDVDVMLVGQAVDDIAHSFDEYWNHSYAYPVRNIVNHNKYTLRYDSLKEQLTKHYQEITVQNYLDLSNRTHDFDQWLNHNIQLDWVKAEVVKDAPDKIQAKAKKEQHLDFQMVNRLETPTEKVDLISAYFVPQKEGKEKLTELANKGGSVRVLTNSFKANDVALVHAFYAKYRKELLKNGVELYEFLPAVSEENLYANSKEISKKAKVSLKGLSRSSLHAKLMALDSKQVFIGSFNFDPRSANLNTEIGVIINSPPLANAVHKTMDDNLKKYAYKLVLDSKQNINWLKETPSGIVTLRKEPKMKWWQKAGVKMISWLPIEGFM; encoded by the coding sequence ATGCAACGAACGATCAATCGTAATACTCAATTACAGCAAAAACATGACAATCAACCTGCAAAATCATGGTTAATTGTGATCAGTTCATGCCTTTTTCTTAGTCTTTCAGCTTGCAGTACACTTCCGAAACAGGAAACAATTAAGCCAGAATATGCTTTTGACACAGACACTCAAGATACTGATTTAGCAAAAATTATCACACCTCTAAAAAGTCAAAATCCTGAACTCACCGGCTATCATGTTTTATATGATCCACTTGAAGCGATTGCCGCACGAATTAATCTAATCGAAAAAGCCGAAAAGACTTTGGATCTACAATATTACATTTGGGACAATGACAAAATTGGTTCATTGGCATTGTATAAAATCATCGAAGCGGCAGATCGTGGGGTAAAAGTTCGCTTACTCATTGATGATAATAATGCAGGTAAAATGGAGGGCGTTTATCTTGCACTTGATCAACATGCCAATATTGAAGTAAAGCTCTTTAATCCCTATCGTTTTAGAAGTTTACGCCCTGTAGATATGGTTTTAGATTTAAAACGTATTAATCGTCGTATGCATAACAAAACATTTACCGCAGATAATCAAATTTCATTGATTGGCGGGCGCAATATGAGTAATCAATACTACAATGTCAGTGATAATTATCAATTTTCAGATGTAGATGTGATGCTCGTTGGGCAAGCAGTTGATGATATAGCACATTCTTTCGATGAATATTGGAATCATAGCTATGCCTATCCTGTGAGAAATATCGTTAACCATAACAAATACACCTTACGCTATGACAGCTTAAAAGAACAACTCACCAAACATTATCAAGAAATTACCGTACAAAACTATTTAGATCTTAGTAACCGTACTCACGATTTTGATCAATGGCTCAACCATAACATTCAACTTGATTGGGTCAAAGCTGAAGTTGTGAAAGATGCACCAGATAAAATCCAAGCAAAAGCCAAGAAAGAACAGCATCTTGACTTCCAAATGGTTAATCGCTTAGAAACACCAACTGAAAAAGTAGATCTAATTTCAGCTTATTTTGTCCCTCAAAAAGAAGGGAAAGAAAAACTGACTGAATTGGCGAACAAAGGTGGGAGTGTTCGTGTTCTGACCAACTCATTTAAAGCCAATGACGTCGCTTTAGTTCATGCTTTTTATGCAAAATATAGAAAAGAATTACTCAAAAATGGAGTAGAACTTTATGAGTTTCTGCCTGCTGTTTCAGAAGAAAATCTATATGCAAACTCCAAAGAAATTTCAAAAAAAGCAAAAGTGAGTTTAAAAGGTTTAAGTCGTTCAAGTTTACATGCCAAACTAATGGCACTTGATTCAAAACAAGTTTTTATAGGTTCTTTTAATTTTGATCCGCGTTCAGCCAATTTAAACACGGAAATCGGCGTAATTATTAACAGTCCTCCATTGGCAAATGCAGTGCATAAAACCATGGATGATAATTTAAAAAAATATGCTTATAAATTAGTCCTTGATTCAAAACAAAATATTAACTGGCTCAAAGAAACACCTTCTGGCATCGTCACTTTACGTAAAGAACCTAAAATGAAATGGTGGCAAAAAGCTGGAGTTAAAATGATTTCATGGTTGCCAATCGAAGGCTTTATGTAA
- a CDS encoding lysophospholipid acyltransferase family protein — translation MTQQQATKKSKSSLNPFSKLFLYSKKLVAGTSAVAEGFYLVYRHQLYKDPNNPKNTRYVQYFCRRLSEVFNVDVRVHGEIPREPALWVSNHISWLDIAVLGSGARVFFLAKAEIESWPVLGNLAKGGGTLFIKRGSGDSVRIREQIAEFLTKDIPVLFFPEATTTDGTKVKKVHGRILGAAIEAKKPVQTCVICYVNKQGQLDNVVPFIGNETFVENVQGVLEMPKVTAHLKTFPAISTEGHTVESLTALVQQTMQQGLEDLQKEVLGQV, via the coding sequence ATGACTCAACAACAAGCAACCAAAAAGTCGAAATCAAGTTTAAATCCATTCTCAAAACTATTTTTATACAGTAAAAAATTGGTGGCAGGGACTTCAGCAGTCGCCGAAGGTTTTTATTTGGTTTATCGCCATCAGCTCTACAAAGATCCAAATAATCCTAAAAATACCCGTTATGTTCAGTATTTCTGTCGTCGTTTAAGTGAAGTCTTTAATGTCGATGTTCGTGTACATGGGGAAATTCCACGTGAACCTGCACTGTGGGTGAGTAATCATATTTCTTGGTTAGATATTGCTGTTTTGGGTTCAGGTGCGCGAGTCTTTTTTTTGGCAAAAGCTGAAATCGAGAGTTGGCCTGTTTTAGGCAATCTTGCTAAAGGTGGAGGGACTTTATTCATCAAACGCGGGTCGGGTGATTCAGTTCGTATTCGCGAGCAAATTGCTGAATTTTTAACGAAAGATATTCCCGTTTTATTCTTCCCAGAAGCGACTACGACCGATGGCACGAAAGTTAAAAAAGTCCATGGTCGTATCCTCGGTGCAGCGATTGAAGCGAAAAAACCAGTGCAAACTTGTGTGATTTGCTATGTCAATAAACAAGGTCAGTTAGACAACGTTGTACCATTTATCGGCAATGAAACTTTTGTTGAAAATGTGCAGGGTGTGTTGGAAATGCCGAAAGTCACAGCACATTTAAAAACTTTTCCAGCAATTTCAACCGAGGGCCATACTGTTGAAAGTTTGACGGCATTGGTTCAACAAACGATGCAACAGGGTTTAGAAGATTTGCAAAAAGAGGTATTAGGGCAAGTTTAA